The genomic region acttggaaattgcaaatatttgacacggaattgggtccgatgtcttgaggtctaagatcaaagaaattTAACACCTCTCTGAAGAATtctgagccgggaggagcaaatccacggCTCATATGATCTGTAAAAATTACTACTTCCCCTGCTTTGGGGTGAGGCTTTTCTTCagatgggtcaggggcacggtaagacataacATCCTTTTTTGGAAGATGCCCAGACTTCACAAACTCAGCTAGTTTGCTATTGGTAActatggatggaacccaattgcaagtcatAGGGGCCTTGGTAGCTTTAGGAGCCATCACAGCAATTGGCCTATGGAAAAACAAGAAAATCCGGTTCGATTTTAACCCGAGGGAAGAATCCTGATaattcaaggtggcggcttaatgaggggcctaatgatataaggatgactgtgcaacaatatttaagccgctacgaGTATCAAGTGCAGTTTAAAAAATTCCCGGGTCATGAGGAGCAATTAGGGTCCtgtgtcatttatttaagccggacacctCGACAGTTGTGTTTCAGAGCAGTTACCAGAAGAGGTTTTCCGGGTGATAAAAGCAAGTTTCACAGATAACAGTTATTACTCTGGATCAAAATATTGCTCTGAAAGGAaatttttctagacctaaaacgagGCAGAGAACTTCATGCACTCGAAGAGGATTCCTGAACAAGGGAAAGGAGATCTATTTTtatgcaagatcaacacaaacaaGCACCGTAGCAGTTCTACGTAGTTTCCAcgatctaaacagggcattggaAGGAACTAGCGAGGGTTTGGTGTCGGCCAGTGATGAACACCGATGAACTCGGCAAGGACCTAATGCAGATCCGAGAAAGGGAATGAGAGGAACTCACGGATGCGGACGAGCTCGGAGGTtcgccgtcgatctctggtcagagtcaggttgatgcGGCGGCCTGAGTCAATGAAGACGAGaggttcgacggtggcggcggcagagctcgggaggaggcaagaggaagaagacgactggggGGAAAGACTTAGGTCGCCCTATTTATAAAAGAAGACTGACTGAgagggcgcgaaaaacgaggaaataacatttattatccagcggctcgggcgcctcgattctcgggacagtcagtaaagacaaagatccgttgaagatatgGCGGAATaaaaataagttttattgaagatgacgtcacggtgatttaacccggatccagatgatgacgtcacggcgggttaaaattcTTCATGCAAGACAAAAGACTGCAGGACAgttcataaggtattttaagattgacatgaataggttcaaatcaatctggggcctaatgttggggatataactatttgtgtaagccgcccaggaggggccgggttacgcaaagaagactcgccagagagaagcccaagaccaaggcatgaagatggcggctcatagaaagcttaaggcccacaggcgacttaaggcccgttgtagtaaaccgctgtaataatattacttgtatcataaggtagacttagatagtcaccgagccggacagtgtttataagccggccgggactctgtaagccgcagggcgtccacctgtgtatataaggggacgacccgctggcggcttagggcaagaaacaactcatcgagagccaggcatagcgtatcttgctccctggtcatcgaaatatcaataccaacccaactagacgtaggccttaccttcaccgtaaggggccgaactagtataaaacctctcgtgtcctttgtcccgattaaccccttcaagcttcctagttgcgatggctccacaactaagtcctttcacgaggacatctgacgtgacaattccattaAGCAACTTGAAAAGATTGAGTTTCTTTAAAAATCGAAGAACCAACCCGACCGGTTCAGTCTAGTTTGAGCTTCACCCTCCAACTTGCATTAGACAGTATATCTTTTTCTTTTGCACCggggcaggggagggggaaggtTTTTTTTTTTTCGGGGGCACATACTATATCTTTGCATGTTAAAATAGTTGTTGGCCTAAAGCGTTTTATTACTCACAGTCTCGCTTAGTATTTGTGTCCTGTCTTTATTTCCCGTTTCTAAATTTGCTGCTTCAGTTTGTTTTCATGTTGCTAGCTTAATTTACCTTGCCTTATAGAAGGGCGATAGTAGTAAGCTATTTCCAAGTGATCACTCAGGTGAAAATGCTGCTAAGTCATGCTCAACCATTGCCCCCGTGGTTCGAACCATGTATTTGCGGTCATCAAGATAATTTTCTTGGTCCGTTGTCAGAAGCATAAGGCACAAAACTAATTCTGGCTGTAGATAATGTTACAAAGAAGAAAAATGAGTAATCTTTATTAGTAGATAGAAAGGTCGGACAGATGACCTATTTTATTCTTCCTGGCATACTTATTGCATATTCGGGTTGCTCCAATAGCACAATTTGGAGCCGAAACAAATACATGCTACTAAAATACCACAAGATGAGATTATTTTTTCGCCAGCAGAGCCTTAAAGGTAATTGGAAATGTAAATTGGGGTGGACCATAGTAGAACGCAGCAGCTGTCAGCTTGGCGGCCCTATCTGTCATGAACTCCGGGTCCCAGAACCAGTAACCATCGGGGTTGTAGCAGTACGTCCAGTCGGGGTAGCTCCACTCGCTGCAGGAGTCCTGGGTATTCACTAGCCCTGCACCTCATACAACATAATAATTAAACAATGAAACAAACCACAATTAAATGAACATTGGAGACATGTGCGTTATTGGTAGATAATGGAATTCTGCTCCCAGATTGGGGTGTCCTATGTAAATAGGGCATTAGTGGTTGGTTAATTTTCAATAGAAGAAAGAGTATCAGTTCTAGTTTACTGTGCTACGTACCATAATTTGATGGGTTGGCAAAGACGGCGGTGGTGAAGCCGTAGAAGTCGCCGATGGAGTAGGAGAGACCCGACTTCTTGGACGCGAGGCCAGCCATTAGGGGCTTCAGGGCCGCGTCGAACGCGGTGGCGTTCTTTTTCAGGCTCTGGTCACACTCATACCTGTAGGGAGGTGGCTTGCAGCCGATGATGCCAACGTTTACGATGGCCATCTTCCTGGCGCCCATGTCATAAAGGGACGAGATGGCTTCCCCGTAAAGAGTGATGAGCTCCTGGAGCTCGGTCTGTGATCGTGGATATCCAGACTCGACGTTCCATCTTGGATCGAGGTCCTGGCCACCGGTGCCAATTAGGAAGAAAGACTTGGAGAGGAGCTCACGCAATTTCGCGTCGCCACCCAGCTTGGCCTCCATCTGGGACCTCGTCACCTTGAAGTGCTCAAGCTGCTTCGGCAACGAGATGGAACGTTCTCCGTTCTGTTGCATCTCTCATTTCAAATGTTTGTAATTTCGCACGAATGCAAATTTAGTGCAATGGGTTGACTTACAGTGGAGATTTTGATACCGGAACCTGCCGAGGCGTAGTTGGCGCCCCACATGTTGAGCCCACCGTTCAACGACATGTAAGCTGGAGGGCTCTGCTGGAAGCCGATTGATGTTGCTGAACACCATAAAACCAACCAGCCAATCAATCATGGATGATCGATCGATGAGTAGGCATATGATGTGTTAATTGAGAGACCGGGGTTATCCtccttttttctaaaaaaaaggatGTATCATGGGTTTGGCACGCACGTACCAACGGTGTCAGCCAAGTTGGCTCCGTTGCTGAACCTGCCGCTGCTAGATTGAGAGACTTGAGGGGGGTACCCCTCCTCCGTTTCGACCTTGGGCAAGTATCTGTTGTTTCCGACGTCCAACACCCCGTCTCCGAACACGAACATGGCAGGTGGAGGCACGGGCTTCGCCGGCTTTACCTCATCGTCTGTTTTCACCAGCACGTGCATTATATTGTACTATTTCACCGCAAACCCGATACCCCACGGAAAAATCCAAAATTAAAGAGTATACTTACGGCAGAATGTCTTGCAGTCGGGGCAGAGGACGATGCACTGCTGTGGGCAGCGGTCGGGGCAGGTGCTCGTGCAACCCGGCCGCTTCCCGTCGGTGTCCTTGCAGGTGACGTTCCTGGGAGGgacggcctccccctccccctcgttgccgTCCGGGGAGCCGGGAGATGGGTATGAGCCAGGGGATGGATACGAGTCCGGGGAGCTTGGGGACGACGGGTAttgcgccgacgccgacgccgacaatGCTAGCAGGCAGAGGATGCCCACCACGAGCACACTCGCGCGCACCGCCATTGCTGCTGCCAACAGGTCCAAGCTAATCGGCGGAAAGACAACGTATGCTGCTGCCGCTGGCCGTTGTGATCGAGGGCCTCAAGGTTATCCTTATATAGTATGGTTATAGTCAGCACAGCAAGCTGGGTTAATGGCGAGCGTTGACCCAGATTGCCGGACCAGCAATGTAAGTAGCCGAACTGTCTTATGAACGACGACAAGTATGAAGCAAGATTTAATCAACAAGATACTCTTGGAATACAAGTATAGAACAGATCAAGTCGGCAACTCATAAGATTCTCCGGTGCAGTCGAGGCCGGTGCCTCGGGGTGAGGATATATATAATTATATACTTCAATAGGTAATGCAACTGCAGCTGGATACTTGTACGCGCAGGCAGAGGGAAACAACCCATGGATGAACTGAAGAAATAGAGAGTAGCCTGTGCGTGTGATCGGGCTGACGGCAGACCTACGCGTCCATGCTTCATATTAGTAACTACGGGATACAGGAGACTAAGTCAAAGCCTTACAAGTCAAATCTTGAGATATGCCTCCTCACGTGCTCATGCTTGAAATCTGAAATCTTCAAAACTAAGTCGGTCACCTCAAAAGTCAGAGCGCGCAATTTTTGTATTTTAATTTTTTGAAcataactactccctcctttcctaaatgtaagtctttgtagagatttcactaggtggactacatacggagcaaaatgaatgaatctacacttaaaatgcatctatatatattcgtatgtagttcatagtgaaatctctacaaagacttactagtatgtatgcacgtgcaatgcacgttttaACTTTATGGGGTGAGTTTTGGTAGGGAAAAACATAGACTTACTGATTGATTCAAAGCAAAAAATTCTTGATTTATAGATGCTGAAATGAATTATATTATAAAGAAAGTACGAATTAATATATGCAATCCCCATAATTTGTTAATAAAGAATCCTGCAAAAAATGTTAATAAAGAAAAGAATTAAAAATGAATTTAACTTTACTTTATGTTTCTCCCTCAAAACCATTTTTTGGGCTCAACTCATTGCCAACCTCAAGCTACAACATGTCTGGCCCAAGAGAAATCAGTTTAGGCCACATCTCTTGAGAAGTATCAGGCGGTTCATTCTAGAACATGATGGATGCAACAACCATGCACTGTTCAGTGCGAATCCCACTATTTTCAGCCGTTGGATCTAGGACATAAATGGTTAGGATTGATGGCCCGCTCCTATTCAAAActcgtacactatatagtagtatagatatttaggaacagagggagtatgattttACCTAGTAGCCATGGAGGGCGTCTTAGCGATTGAATTCAACAGAATATAATTTTGTTGATGATCTTGATTTGTGGCTGGGTGGAAGGTGCATATCTCGTCTATATTTGCATGGTTTTGGTTTTATTGCCTCGGTAAAAATCGATAAATCTTATTTGAGAATGAAAAAAACTACACCCACCTTCCGTCCTGGAAATACAAGAGTATGTGCAACGGTAGAGAAAAGCTTCCGACTAACCGACGGAGGGAATACTCGGCAAACCATTTGTCGAGATGATATTGGCCTGCACCGAGTCCTCGTCGCACTCGGTGAAGAAGCTGTTTCAGTTTTCACTAGGGCGAAATGTAATATTGTAACAGGAAATTACACTATCATAACAGGAAGAATACACTTAAGCAATATAAATGAATAACAAGAATGGATCCTACCATCAAAGCTCCAATCTGATTTAGAACCATGATTCTGACTAGCTTGACAGCCGCCTCCTCCTACCACTCCGTCCCTCTTCCTCTCACCACTGCTAGATACCAGTGGCCAGGCTAAGTCGCGACACTAGTTAGTGATGGCGGCAACGAGGAGATCTCTGCCCCGGTAACCTTTACCAACGAGATGCGATCTACAAGCGGCGACTTGAGCTAGAGGATATGGTTGTGCAGCGGTGGCGGTGGTGTTTCCGACCAGGCAGGCGATCTCTCGTGGTGAGGTGTCGGTGGCCACAATCCGGTCTGCAGATACACGGATGGCAGCGGCGACATTCTGCATCTCAACGAGGCGGCCTTCCACTCGAACACGTGGATGGCACAGTGGTCCTGCACTATGAGGCGGTTATCGCTTCAGGCCGGAGTGTCTTGGACATTCATATCCAATAGCAACGGCGAGTATGTTTTGCCGACCAATTTTGTTCGAGGAAGAGGAAGGCGGAGCATGAGGACGGTGCCGCACTGTTGTAGTGTCCCCAATTGGGATTTTGGCGGTGCCAATGACCTTACTCCCTCGCCAATTTTTCTCGTATGTGCGCGCCGGTGAGACCTTCGTCCTTCCGAGCCTTCGGTGGTCACCGATACTTGTTGCGGTTTGACTGTATGCTTGTGTGGGTATGGTCTTCACATGCATGGCATCTCACGTCAAGACTTTGCTATACATGTAACTGCTCAGATCATTGAACatggtggcgacaacacatgatGACTTTGATTTGGTAATGCTTCTCGAGTACTACTCGGCCTCGAGCTTCGGGTGAAAACCCAAGGTTTGAACCTAAGGGAATTTTGGGTCGTTACCTTGTTGAAAGCACTGCTCGGATTTGCTCAACCTTATCTTCAGGGTGAAAGCCCAGGTTTTGAGCTTTCGTGCTTAGATCCAGTGACATCGGCGCTTGACTGCCATTTCCTTCCCATAGGCTTTCTGTTGGAGAACCTTTTCTCGATGTTTTTGTGATCTCATGAAATGGTTGGTGTGGATGGTCGATGTTGTAGTTCATCAATCACTGTTTCGATTGCTTCttagatttttttttccttttcacttTCCTCCACCTAGATAGAGTTTTGGTCTTGTATAACTTTGCTCTTTGCCGGCTAAATTCTTTGTGTGTGCGCACACGCGTTAGTGTTGCttgtgtgcatcctaattatgcaaAGACTGGGTTCATTCTAATTGTGTTTGTATCCCATCGAATAAAATCAACCTTTATCAAGAATGACTAATCAGATACCCTGATCTTGTTGTTTCCGCCCTTTTGTCTCGATGCGGAACAACTGTAGTAGTCGTCTTCATTCTGTTGCCGCCATCCTTTTTAAGCAAAAGCGTAGGGCTAAGCAAGTTCGTCAGCAAAATTGTCAATTTCATGTGTTCTTCGGAGAATGTAAGGTGGATGTTATGCGGCTGGGGGCGCCATCGTAATCATATTCCACGGGACATTCGTCCAGCTGTATACATGGCAAAAATCACTACGTTCTATATATGGCAAAGATGAAGCACTGGGTTTTCCAAGGGATTTTTTTCCCCAGAGACTACCACGCACAATGTTCACGACCTGGCCTGCGAGGAGGCACGGGTGCAGCTCCCTCTTCTGCCACCTCCATGGCGCCGGGAGCGCCTTGCTGTACCGCGTGCTGGACGCGGTGACGTCGGTGAAATGCGAGACGCGGCGGGCTCGCAAGCAGGTCAAGGTGCTCGAGGCCCTCGACGTCGCCGGGACGCAGATGTACCACttcaccaccatcgtcatcgccggcATGGGCTTCTTCACGGACGCCTACGACCTGTTCTCGGTCTCCCTCATCGCCGACCTCCTGGGCCGCATCTACTACCACTCGGCGGACGGCAGGCTCCCCCGTAACGTCGCCGGCGCCGTCAGCGGCGTGGCGCTCTGCGGCACGGTCCTGGGGCAGCTCTTCTTCGGCTGGCTCGGCGACAGGATGGGGCGGAAGCTGATCTACGGCGTCACGCTCAAGCTCATGGTGGTGTGCTCGCTCGCGTCCGGCCTCTCCTTCCACAACAAGCCCAAGTGCGTCGTGGCCACGTTGTGCTTCTTCCGCTTCTGGCTCGGCTTCGGCATCGGCGGCGACTACCCGCTTTCGGCCACCATCATGTCTGAGTATGCCAACAAAAGGACTCGCGGAGCCTTCATAGCAGCAGTCTTCGCTATGCAGGTGTGTAAGTAAAACTATCACAATATTTTTTGGAGCCTGTGCCGTATCTCATTTCTAATCTACAGCCCGCTTCTCTTTTCTCTCGTGTAACTTTCAATCCTTATCTTATTATGCTTGCTCTGCATAAAGGGTCTTGGGAACCTGGCTGCTGGGGCTGTTGTTCTGGTGCTCTCTGCGAGCTTCAAGAACACGGCCGCGTACGATTCTGACCAGCTCGGGCAAGCAGACTACGTGTGGCGCATTGTACTTATGCTCGGCGCCGTTCCTGCCCTGCTCACCTACTACTGGCGCATGAAGATGCCCGAGACGGCGCGCTACACCGCGCTCATCGCCAAGAACCTCAAGCTAGCGGCGTCTGACATGGCCGCGGTCCTCGACATCGACTTCGTGTCCGACATGGAAGCGGAGGCCGTCGTTAAGCAGGACGAGTTTGGCCTCTTCTCCATGGAGTTCCTTCACAAGCATGGCCGCCAGCTCCTCGGAACCACCGTGTGCTGgttcgtcctcgacgtcgtcttctacTCCCTCAACCTCTTCATGAAGGACATCTTCAGCGGCATCGGCTGGTTTGGAGACGCGGCTGAGATGAGCCCTCTCGAGCAGACCTACAAGATAGCCCGCACGCAGGCCATCATCGTGGTCGGCGGTTCCCTACCAGGGTACTTCCTCACTGTCCTCTTCGTTGACTGCATCGGCCGCATCAAGATCCAGCTCATGGGGTTTACCATGATGACCATCTTCATGATCGGGCTCGCCGCGCCCTACAAGTTCTGGTCCAAACCCAGCATGCATGCAGGCTTCGCCATCATGTATGCATTGATCCTCTTCTTCGCAAACTTTGGCCCTAACTCCACCACCTTCATCCTACCCACCGAGATATTCCCGACGCGGCTGCGGTCGACATGCAACGGTATATCGGCTGCCGGGGGTAAGTGTGGTGCCATCATCGGTGTTCTCTGGTTCCAGTATTCTCATACGAGCATCCGGAGCTCTCTCCTTCTTCTAGCAGGGTGCAACCTGGTTGGAGTCATGTTCACTCTTGCCTTGCCGGAATCCAAAGGGATGTCACTCGAGGATATCACCGGAGAAATGGAGGAAGAAAGTGAACCATCTCAAGAATCTGCAACGATTGCTGAAGTTGAGTTCATCCACAGCGTGGAAATTTTGTAACCAGTACCATTCATCCCGGTTGCTGATTTTAGTGTCTTCTCAAAGTTACTCAAACATTGGAAACTTGTATCTTTGAAATGTTTGGATTATATAGTCTTCAATGTGACATGGGATGGGATAGACTCCAAACGAAGTGGCAATAACAAAACTAAATCTAGGCATAGCAAATAGTAGAGCAACTTTCAGTTTTATCCCGTCCTTTACTCCTATCCATATTACTTTTCGCTGGTTCAGTACAACTGTATTACAGAATTGTACTAGAGCAGCGACAAGTAATCCCTATGAGCCTACAAGATATTGAACCCAGGACCAGGGAGGTTGTGAGCACGTTGTTAGCCACTAGAACCAACCAGATTTGGTGATACATATGTAGCACAGTTTCTTATCAACAAGAATCGATTTACTGTAGCAGACCAAACCACCACTGTACAAACCGGGCGGGACACTGCAGTGAACCGACCGAGGGGGTATTGTAGCTAATATGTTTTTTCAATTTCTAAAATGTTTTTTGAAACAAGAATAGTTTTAAAAATCCAAAATGTTTttcaaaatttgaacttcttattgaaacgcgaacattttttcaaatttagaTCATACCGTACCCAGGATCGTGCAACTATTCTTCCTTCGTTCAAGACTCGCTTTTCTTGCTGGTTGAATGAGTGAGCCTTGGCCATACATACTGAGATTCAATAGTCAACTTTGGAGTCTGTCCTAAAGCCCTATGAACATTTTTTCAGAATCGTGAACATTTTCTGAAagtgcgaacaattttttaaagtttGCGAAATTTTTCTGAAAGTGCGaacaatttttcaaagtttgcgaacattttcttggaaacttgaacaatttttaaaatttcaGAATATTTTCTAAAAATGCGAACACTTCTTCAAGTTTGTGAGAATtatttgaaaacacaaacatttttttaaatttaagAACATTTTTCAACTTTATAAACATTTTGTGAAAACATTTTTTATTTTCTAGGGCATAAACATTTTTTTCTCTTTGCATTTCTCTTTATATCTATCTGCatttctctttgaataaaactaaaagaaaaaaaagaatatctcacctatgtacatatcttagaTAAATAAGCTGGAAATTACCACAATAATTAGAAACATTTGgttgaaagaaaaaaaactactagatCTCACGTcctataaaagaaaaagaaaaactaccaCATCTCATGTTTGGATCTCATGTcccttaaaacaaaacaaaaaactgattCTAAAAAAAGAAACTACTACTTGTCACGTACAAAAAAGCTACTACTATATATTTCCTTTAAAAAAGCTACAACAACTTATTTATCCTTTTTAGCTGCATTTCCTGTACAAAAAAACTACTAACGGATCTCACCTTTCTTTATGGTTCCTAGAATAAAGATCGCAGCAGCAGTCCCTCAGAAAACAAAAACACACATAGTGATCGTCCCTGCCTCCCTGATTTCACGTGGCGGCTGTcccaaaacaaaagagaaaaacaaataGATACCAAATCTCACGTAAAAAGCTACTACTATATCTTTTCCATAAAAAGAGCGATCACACCTATGTACACATCTTAGATAAATAAGCTAGAAATTACCACAATAATAAGAAACATTTGGTTAAAGAAAAAAAACCCACTAGATCTCATGTTTAGATCTCATGTCCCTTAACCAAAACAAAAACTGATTAAAAAAAGATACTACTTTTCACGTACAAAAAAGCTACTACTATATCTTTCCCTTAAAAAAGCTACTACAACTTATGTATCTTTTTCTAGCTGCATTTCCTGTAAAAAAAACTACTAACGGATCTCACCTTCCTTTATGGTTC from Triticum aestivum cultivar Chinese Spring chromosome 4A, IWGSC CS RefSeq v2.1, whole genome shotgun sequence harbors:
- the LOC123083160 gene encoding GDSL esterase/lipase At1g29660-like, which codes for MAVRASVLVVGILCLLALSASASAQYPSSPSSPDSYPSPGSYPSPGSPDGNEGEGEAVPPRNVTCKDTDGKRPGCTSTCPDRCPQQCIVLCPDCKTFCHDEVKPAKPVPPPAMFVFGDGVLDVGNNRYLPKVETEEGYPPQVSQSSSGRFSNGANLADTVATSIGFQQSPPAYMSLNGGLNMWGANYASAGSGIKISTNGERSISLPKQLEHFKVTRSQMEAKLGGDAKLRELLSKSFFLIGTGGQDLDPRWNVESGYPRSQTELQELITLYGEAISSLYDMGARKMAIVNVGIIGCKPPPYRYECDQSLKKNATAFDAALKPLMAGLASKKSGLSYSIGDFYGFTTAVFANPSNYGLVNTQDSCSEWSYPDWTYCYNPDGYWFWDPEFMTDRAAKLTAAAFYYGPPQFTFPITFKALLAKK
- the LOC123083162 gene encoding putative inorganic phosphate transporter 1-13, which encodes MFTTWPARRHGCSSLFCHLHGAGSALLYRVLDAVTSVKCETRRARKQVKVLEALDVAGTQMYHFTTIVIAGMGFFTDAYDLFSVSLIADLLGRIYYHSADGRLPRNVAGAVSGVALCGTVLGQLFFGWLGDRMGRKLIYGVTLKLMVVCSLASGLSFHNKPKCVVATLCFFRFWLGFGIGGDYPLSATIMSEYANKRTRGAFIAAVFAMQGLGNLAAGAVVLVLSASFKNTAAYDSDQLGQADYVWRIVLMLGAVPALLTYYWRMKMPETARYTALIAKNLKLAASDMAAVLDIDFVSDMEAEAVVKQDEFGLFSMEFLHKHGRQLLGTTVCWFVLDVVFYSLNLFMKDIFSGIGWFGDAAEMSPLEQTYKIARTQAIIVVGGSLPGYFLTVLFVDCIGRIKIQLMGFTMMTIFMIGLAAPYKFWSKPSMHAGFAIMYALILFFANFGPNSTTFILPTEIFPTRLRSTCNGISAAGGKCGAIIGVLWFQYSHTSIRSSLLLLAGCNLVGVMFTLALPESKGMSLEDITGEMEEESEPSQESATIAEVEFIHSVEIL